In Zingiber officinale cultivar Zhangliang chromosome 3B, Zo_v1.1, whole genome shotgun sequence, a single window of DNA contains:
- the LOC122055346 gene encoding PRA1 family protein B3-like, whose translation MASSAPAPLPSLPLSTPVPAGSEPAAAPAVRVFLSRLNDSVRRSLSDRRPWSELADRSTFSRPESFSEATSRLRKNLAYFRVNYAAVIAVVLAVSLVTNPFSLLVLLSLLVAWCLLYLFRPSDPPLVLFGRTFTDRETLGGLVLLSVLVIFLTSVGSVIVSALVAGAGIVAAHGAFRVPEDLFLDEQEPGSATGLLSFLGGAASSAASAAVPVRV comes from the coding sequence ATGGCTTCCTCCGCTCCTGCTCCGCTGCCTTCGCTGCCCCTCTCCACCCCAGTTCCCGCCGGATCCGAACCAGCCGCCGCCCCTGCCGTCCGCGTCTTCCTCTCGCGCCTCAACGACTCCGTCCGCCGCTCCCTCTCCGATCGCCGCCCCTGGTCCGAGCTCGCCGATCGGTCCACCTTCTCCCGCCCGGAGTCCTTCTCCGAAGCCACCTCCCGACTTCGCAAGAACCTGGCCTACTTCCGCGTCAACTACGCCGCGGTGATCGCTGTCGTCCTCGCCGTCTCCCTCGTCACCAACCCTTTCTCCCTCCTTGTCCTCCTCTCGCTCCTCGTCGCCTGGTGCCTGCTGTACCTCTTCCGCCCCTCCGATCCGCCCCTGGTCCTCTTCGGCCGCACCTTCACCGACCGCGAGACCCTCGGCGGCCTCGTCCTCCTCTCGGTCCTCGTCATCTTCCTCACGTCCGTTGGATCCGTCATCGTCTCCGCCCTCGTGGCTGGCGCCGGCATAGTCGCCGCCCACGGGGCCTTCCGCGTCCCGGAGGATCTGTTCCTCGACGAGCAGGAGCCCGGAAGCGCCACCGGGCTGTTGTCCTTCCTCGGCGGAGCCGCCTCGTCCGCCGCCTCGGCAGCCGTCCCCGTACGCGTCTGA